One window of the Cryptomeria japonica chromosome 7, Sugi_1.0, whole genome shotgun sequence genome contains the following:
- the LOC131027075 gene encoding hydroxycinnamoyltransferase-like, translating to MVKPAIPPPTQAMFLSGLDLFWIRVENVQTLFFYKLSPTMEYTSLIQDLKKSLSSILVYFYPLTGWLKNGELGRTEVDFTDGGVEFKVASASVQFEDLEKDGFRSRPFFQSLARNVDDTVDESYRRPLLSIQVTEFAGSGMCIGTSLHHVIGDGNSFFHFMKSWAEFSRGLPIAKPPQHDRTVFKRESKNSPSLSYKAHQIVNDGIRGANIFKFVPDDSKSEHKITSSIEKEGKSEEVLQKRTDLIQSTFCFTEEIIQELKMRSRAKTSFVAVAAQFWRCVMRAREVPQEEGVFFAVLADCRGRVKPPLLPTYFGNCVSLGVAQTKADTLINADISFAADVIQQLISSCTEEAHINHMIDWVESCNKDLLKEAGWKYGTRVVASPRFPLYDIDYGWGKPADVQLADLYDIGSMVLSAPKDGTKSIMVSTCLPQHQMDILHHFLFSEKVLFPSGVEKHRVS from the exons ATGGTAAAACCGGCCATCCCACCCCCAACGCAGGCCATGTTCCTCTCCGGCCTTGATCTTTTCTGGATACGCGTCGAGAATGTTCAAACCCTTTTCTTCTACAAACTCTCTCCTACAATGGAATACACCTCATTGATACAAGACCTAAAGAAAAGCCTTTCCTCAATTCTTGTGTATTTCTATCCTCTGACTGGTTGGTTAAAAAACGGAGAATTAGGCAGAACAGAGGTTGATTTCACCGATGGAGGGGTGGAATTTAAGGTGGCGTCGGCCAGTGTACAGTTCGAAGACTTGGAAAAAGATGGGTTTCGGAGTAGGCCCTTTTTCCAAAGTCTTGCCCGCAATGTCGATGACACTGTCGATGAAAGCTATAGAAGACCGCTTCTGTCAATACAG GTCACAGAATTTGCGGGAAGCGGGATGTGCATTGGAACGAGCCTTCATCACGTTATAGGGGATGGAAATTCCTTTTTCCATTTCATGAAATCTTGGGCAGAGTTTAGCAGAGGCCTTCCCATTGCAAAACCTCCTCAGCACGACAGAACAGTTTTCAAACGAGAAAGCAAGAATTCCCCGTCACTTTCCTACAAAGCCCACCAGATTGTAAACGATGGGATAAGAGGGGCAAATATTTTCAAGTTTGTACCTGACGATTCGAAATCAGAGCACAAAATAACATCCAGTATCGAAAAGGAGGGAAAAAGCGAAGAGGTTCTTCAGAAAAGGACCGATCTGATACAATCGACGTTTTGTTTCACGGAAGAGATAATACAAGAGCTGAAAATGCGAAGCAGAGCAAAAACCTCTTTTGTTGCAGTGGCTGCTCAGTTCTGGAGATGCGTAATGAGAGCTCGAGAGGTACCGCAGGAAGAGGGTGTTTTCTTCGCAGTGTTGGCTGATTGCAGGGGACGTGTTAAGCCACCTCTTCTGCCAACTTACTTTGGAAACTGCGTATCTTTGGGTGTGGCGCAGACTAAAGCCGACACACTCATCAATGCCGACATCTCCTTCGCTGCGGATGTTATCCAGCAACTCATCAGTTCCTGCACCGAGGAAGCACACATCAATCATATGATTGACTGGGTTGAATCCTGTAACAAAGATTTACTTAAAGAAGCTGGTTGGAAATACGGAACTAGGGTCGTAGCGTCCCCGAGATTTCCTTTATACGACATCGACTATGGATGGGGGAAGCCTGCGGACGTGCAGTTAGCAGACCTTTATGATATTGGAAGCATGGTTTTGTCAGCTCCAAAGGATGGAACGAAAAGCATTATGGTATCAACCTGCCTTCCTCAACACCAGATGGACATCTTACATCACTTTCTCTTTTCAGAAAAAGTTTTATTTCCATCAG GTGTGGAGAAACATCGGGTATCATAG